A single window of Halobacillus naozhouensis DNA harbors:
- a CDS encoding LacI family DNA-binding transcriptional regulator: protein MATIKDVAKRAGVAVSTASYALNGIEKVSAATIDKVLRAAEELNYQKNGFASDLKRTKTNTIALLLSDLSGPYFSELIKGVQEVTASNGFDLIACSSVGGEKSTASKFLKEKRVDGAIILAQNISTEVIRSSARKDFPIVVLDRKVDNPFVIHVEVNNRQGGYDATEYLIEKGHRSIAYVSGPLNSHDNEERFQGYQQALKDHKIPSQSRLKINGDFTREGGYRSTKMLIAQQNLPAAIFYANDEMAIGGLKAFSEKNIKVPDDISIIGFDDILLAEYVTPPLSTVRQPKYEAGALSVHMIFQMLAGEEVEKSFNLPTDLVERQSVTGHERLDKD, encoded by the coding sequence ATGGCGACGATTAAGGATGTTGCGAAAAGAGCAGGAGTAGCTGTATCCACTGCCTCCTACGCTCTTAACGGAATTGAAAAAGTAAGTGCCGCGACAATTGACAAAGTACTGCGAGCGGCAGAAGAGTTAAATTATCAAAAGAATGGATTTGCTTCAGATTTAAAACGAACGAAAACCAATACGATTGCGTTACTATTAAGTGATCTATCAGGGCCATATTTCTCCGAGTTAATCAAAGGGGTTCAAGAAGTAACAGCCTCTAATGGATTTGACCTCATTGCCTGCAGTTCAGTAGGCGGAGAAAAATCAACTGCCTCAAAGTTTTTAAAGGAAAAAAGAGTTGACGGTGCGATCATCCTTGCGCAGAACATAAGCACTGAGGTGATCAGATCTTCCGCCAGAAAAGACTTTCCTATTGTAGTCCTGGACAGGAAAGTCGACAATCCATTTGTGATCCACGTAGAAGTGAACAATCGCCAGGGTGGTTATGATGCAACAGAATATCTAATAGAAAAAGGTCATCGTTCCATAGCGTATGTCAGCGGACCGTTGAACTCCCACGATAATGAGGAAAGATTTCAAGGGTATCAGCAGGCTCTCAAGGACCATAAGATACCCAGTCAATCACGTTTGAAAATAAACGGAGATTTCACACGTGAAGGGGGCTATCGCTCAACGAAAATGCTGATCGCACAGCAGAATTTACCTGCTGCCATTTTTTACGCAAATGATGAAATGGCCATAGGTGGACTCAAAGCTTTTTCGGAAAAGAACATAAAAGTCCCTGATGATATTTCCATTATTGGTTTTGATGACATTCTGCTGGCTGAGTATGTGACACCGCCGTTATCTACGGTAAGGCAGCCTAAATATGAAGCTGGGGCCTTGTCTGTGCATATGATTTTCCAAATGCTTGCAGGTGAGGAAGTTGAAAAATCATTTAATCTGCCAACTGATTTGGTCGAACGACAGTCGGTTACAGGACATGAAAGGTTGGATAAGGATTAA
- a CDS encoding carbohydrate ABC transporter permease yields the protein MVIGGVLVSIPFIWMISSSFKPESEVLAIPPTLFPENPTLDNYIKLFTTMNFAVYLKNTIIVVLCSFIGLLFNAMAGYGFAKYQFKGREKIFYLVLATMMIPGQVTMIPVYLLLNEMGLTNTMTGIVLPGLAVAFSIFLFRQFMTTIPNDLLEAARLDGAGEFYIFFRLVIPIAKPIFAVQGILTFIAGWNSFLWPLIIANDESLYTLSVGLSLLQGQYANNFALQMAGAAFMVVPIIIIFSFFQKYIVEGFTMSGIK from the coding sequence ATGGTGATAGGCGGGGTCCTAGTGTCCATCCCTTTCATTTGGATGATCTCAAGTTCCTTCAAACCGGAGAGTGAAGTACTTGCCATTCCACCTACGTTATTTCCAGAGAATCCGACCCTCGACAACTATATTAAACTATTTACAACGATGAATTTCGCAGTTTACTTGAAAAATACGATCATTGTTGTTCTATGCTCATTTATCGGGTTACTGTTTAATGCTATGGCTGGGTATGGTTTTGCTAAATATCAATTTAAAGGGCGCGAGAAGATCTTTTATTTAGTGTTAGCGACGATGATGATTCCAGGTCAAGTGACGATGATTCCCGTTTACCTGCTATTAAATGAGATGGGGCTGACGAATACCATGACGGGAATTGTACTGCCAGGTCTTGCGGTCGCGTTCAGTATCTTTTTATTCCGGCAGTTTATGACGACCATCCCTAATGATTTGCTAGAAGCAGCCAGATTAGATGGGGCGGGAGAGTTTTATATCTTTTTCAGATTGGTTATACCAATAGCCAAACCGATTTTTGCTGTGCAAGGGATATTAACCTTCATAGCTGGCTGGAACAGCTTCTTATGGCCTTTGATCATCGCAAACGATGAGAGTCTTTACACATTATCTGTTGGCCTTTCCTTATTACAGGGTCAGTATGCCAACAATTTCGCTCTGCAGATGGCTGGGGCAGCATTTATGGTTGTGCCAATTATTATCATCTTTTCTTTTTTTCAAAAGTATATTGTGGAAGGCTTTACGATGTCAGGAATCAAATAA
- a CDS encoding carbohydrate ABC transporter permease has product MNKNQFKNRHPYMFIAPAVILLTVFSIIPILIAFVISFTDLNLKGLADWSTITFIGLENYKELLSDETFLKSVYNTAFYVVIGVPLVIISSLSIALMLNYGSNWLFSTFRAVFYMPSITNIIAVAVIWGYLYNTEYGLFNYLLSLLSVENIPWLQEPTLAKLSLIILAVWKGIGINMIIFLAALQGIPKSYYEAARMDGANRLQVLFHVTLPLLRYATFFVTITTLIGWMQFFEEPFVMTDGGPLNGTLSIALFIYKEGFQFSEFGYAAAGSFVLFIMIIIVTLIQFKFRKSETEY; this is encoded by the coding sequence ATGAACAAAAATCAGTTTAAAAACAGACACCCCTATATGTTCATAGCACCAGCCGTTATACTGCTGACAGTATTCAGCATTATTCCTATCCTCATCGCCTTTGTGATCAGCTTCACTGACCTGAATTTGAAGGGGCTGGCTGATTGGTCAACGATCACATTTATTGGATTGGAGAATTATAAAGAGCTTCTCTCGGATGAGACGTTTCTAAAATCGGTTTATAATACGGCGTTTTATGTAGTCATCGGGGTACCATTGGTTATTATATCTTCTTTATCGATAGCGTTAATGTTGAATTATGGGAGTAACTGGCTGTTTAGTACCTTTCGAGCCGTCTTCTATATGCCGTCGATTACAAATATCATCGCTGTTGCTGTAATCTGGGGATATCTTTATAACACCGAATACGGATTATTTAATTACTTACTTTCATTACTAAGTGTAGAAAATATTCCATGGCTTCAGGAGCCGACGCTTGCTAAACTGTCGCTGATCATTTTGGCTGTCTGGAAAGGGATTGGCATCAATATGATTATTTTCTTAGCTGCTTTACAAGGGATTCCGAAATCCTATTATGAGGCAGCGAGAATGGACGGGGCCAATCGATTGCAAGTGCTTTTTCATGTGACGCTTCCGCTGTTGAGATATGCTACGTTCTTTGTCACGATTACGACATTAATTGGCTGGATGCAATTTTTCGAAGAGCCGTTTGTTATGACCGATGGCGGTCCATTGAATGGAACGCTTTCGATTGCCCTGTTCATTTATAAGGAAGGTTTCCAGTTTAGTGAGTTCGGCTATGCGGCGGCAGGATCATTTGTATTGTTCATCATGATTATTATCGTGACATTAATTCAATTCAAGTTTAGAAAATCAGAAACAGAGTATTAG
- a CDS encoding sugar ABC transporter substrate-binding protein, whose amino-acid sequence MVKKKLFGLMAIIVLSSVLVACSEESGSSDGDENTISVWAMGEKGKKLKKFSKKFEEENPDLKVDVQAIPWDRAHDKLLTAVASGNGPDVVQLGTTWVAEFAEAGALMDLSEYVEDYPSFAKENYFNGSVSTMKYDDQIVGIPWYVDTRVLYYRTDLLKEAGYEEPPKTWKELKDAASKLADRGEEYYGLDIDRNDQITPFIFAWQNGYKANLEENDLNFDSPEFKEAIKYYTSYFEEGIAQAQQGLDIVQAFKKGTKPMFFSGPWMINIINDQAPDLEGKWATAVMPKKVTNTSSMGGANLSVFHNSDNVDGALKFISFMTQVDTQIEWLKASNTLPSRTEAWEKPIMKEDPMYATFGKQLEHTKPGLPTPQFERIAQELLSTIERIVVGGADLEEELKKFNKTAQNLLEE is encoded by the coding sequence GTGGTGAAAAAGAAGCTGTTCGGGTTAATGGCTATTATTGTTTTATCCAGTGTATTAGTTGCTTGCTCTGAAGAGAGCGGGTCGTCAGATGGTGATGAAAATACAATCTCCGTATGGGCCATGGGTGAGAAAGGCAAAAAGCTTAAAAAGTTTAGTAAAAAGTTTGAAGAAGAAAATCCTGATTTGAAAGTTGATGTGCAAGCTATTCCGTGGGATAGAGCACACGATAAGCTGCTTACGGCTGTAGCTTCAGGTAACGGACCCGATGTTGTGCAGCTAGGTACAACCTGGGTGGCTGAATTTGCGGAAGCCGGTGCATTAATGGACTTATCAGAATATGTGGAGGATTACCCTTCATTTGCAAAAGAAAACTACTTTAATGGATCTGTTTCCACGATGAAATACGATGATCAAATTGTCGGGATCCCGTGGTACGTAGATACTCGTGTTCTATACTATCGCACGGATCTGCTGAAAGAAGCAGGCTATGAAGAACCTCCTAAAACGTGGAAAGAATTAAAAGATGCAGCAAGTAAGCTGGCAGATCGTGGAGAAGAGTATTATGGATTAGATATTGACCGTAATGATCAGATCACTCCTTTTATTTTTGCCTGGCAAAATGGGTATAAAGCTAATTTAGAGGAAAATGACCTTAACTTTGACTCCCCAGAATTTAAAGAAGCGATTAAATACTATACCAGTTACTTTGAAGAAGGAATTGCTCAAGCTCAACAAGGTCTCGATATTGTCCAGGCGTTTAAAAAAGGGACAAAGCCAATGTTTTTCAGTGGTCCATGGATGATTAATATCATTAATGACCAGGCTCCGGATCTTGAAGGAAAATGGGCCACAGCCGTTATGCCAAAGAAAGTGACGAACACTTCCAGCATGGGCGGGGCTAATCTATCTGTCTTTCATAATTCCGATAATGTAGATGGGGCACTGAAATTCATCTCTTTTATGACACAGGTAGATACTCAGATTGAATGGTTGAAAGCTTCGAATACGCTTCCTTCCAGAACGGAAGCCTGGGAAAAACCTATTATGAAAGAAGATCCAATGTATGCGACTTTCGGCAAACAACTCGAACATACGAAGCCTGGTTTGCCAACACCACAGTTTGAACGTATTGCTCAGGAGCTGTTAAGTACGATCGAACGAATCGTAGTTGGCGGTGCTGATTTAGAGGAAGAACTTAAGAAATTTAACAAGACCGCGCAAAATTTACTCGAAGAATAA
- the bglX gene encoding beta-glucosidase BglX, with product MNDSQLTSLLNKMTLHEKVGQLVQLATPFFKGASDQGQITGPMQDMGIGHDDIENTGSVLGASGAKETINIQKKHMEDHRLGLPLLFMSDIVHGFRTIFPVPLAIGCSWDLELAEKSASLAAKEAAVSGVHVTFAPMVDLSREPRWGRVMEATGEDTCLNSAFARSFVRGFQGDLQQDAYKVASCVKHFAAYGAPEGGRDYNTVDMSEWMLRESYLPAYKAALDEGCEMVMTAFNILNGIPSTGNKKLMRDLLRDEWNFDGVLISDWGAVKELIPHGVAENEKESAQKALEAGVDIEMMTSCYFKHVGSLVEEARLEESMIDEAVLRILRLKNKLGLFENPFREANEADEETFILAPEHRKAARELAAKSVVMLKNEEALPLQKNKKAALIGPFAANTDILGPWSWGGSAEDTVTLYTGMKQHLNADDLLVAKGSGIETGTEQQLREALQTASEAEVIVVGLGEHSDMSGEAGSRADIRLPEIQLELLKQLKSLGKPVIAVLFNGRPLDVRDIVHHADAVLEAWYPGTEGGNAIADILFGDVNPSGKLSMSFPFSVGQVPIYYNQFNTGRPKDAPDAQIRFVSQYLDIPNEALFPFGYGLSYNTYHYSNISLSTEQITPAEKLTVHVDVKNTGSMAGEEIVQLYIRDLVGEVVRPLKELKDFTKITLQPGEAKTVEFTITESQLRYYHPDLDYKSDPGEFEVFVGPNSRDVQARKFKLVNA from the coding sequence ATGAATGATAGCCAGCTTACTTCTCTATTGAACAAAATGACACTACATGAAAAGGTAGGACAGCTCGTGCAGTTAGCTACTCCTTTTTTTAAAGGAGCTTCTGATCAAGGACAAATTACCGGGCCTATGCAAGACATGGGGATCGGTCATGATGACATTGAAAACACAGGTTCTGTGTTAGGCGCTTCCGGTGCCAAAGAAACTATAAACATTCAAAAAAAGCATATGGAAGACCACCGTTTAGGACTCCCCTTACTATTTATGTCAGACATTGTGCACGGCTTTAGAACGATCTTTCCTGTACCACTCGCGATCGGGTGTTCATGGGATTTAGAGCTGGCAGAAAAAAGTGCTTCCCTGGCAGCAAAAGAAGCTGCCGTATCAGGTGTTCACGTTACCTTTGCCCCGATGGTCGATTTATCAAGAGAACCACGATGGGGGCGGGTAATGGAAGCAACTGGTGAAGATACATGCTTAAACAGTGCATTTGCCCGCTCTTTCGTCAGAGGTTTTCAAGGCGACTTACAACAGGATGCCTACAAAGTCGCTTCCTGTGTGAAACATTTTGCAGCCTATGGTGCTCCTGAAGGGGGGCGTGACTACAATACCGTCGATATGTCTGAGTGGATGCTGCGAGAATCCTATTTACCCGCTTACAAGGCTGCCCTCGATGAAGGCTGCGAGATGGTTATGACGGCTTTTAACATCTTAAACGGGATCCCTTCAACAGGGAATAAAAAATTAATGAGGGACCTGTTAAGAGACGAGTGGAATTTTGACGGAGTATTAATTTCGGACTGGGGCGCCGTTAAAGAGTTAATCCCCCACGGAGTAGCGGAAAATGAAAAAGAATCCGCTCAAAAAGCGCTTGAAGCTGGTGTTGACATTGAGATGATGACGTCTTGCTACTTCAAACATGTTGGCTCACTAGTAGAGGAAGCGCGATTAGAGGAAAGTATGATTGATGAAGCCGTCCTGAGAATCCTTCGTTTAAAAAACAAGCTCGGATTATTTGAGAACCCTTTCCGCGAAGCCAACGAAGCAGATGAAGAAACATTTATCCTTGCTCCTGAACATCGGAAAGCGGCTCGTGAACTTGCAGCCAAGTCTGTCGTTATGCTTAAGAATGAGGAAGCGCTGCCGTTGCAAAAAAATAAAAAAGCAGCCCTCATTGGCCCATTCGCAGCTAATACAGATATCCTTGGACCGTGGTCCTGGGGAGGCTCCGCTGAAGATACGGTCACCTTATATACCGGGATGAAACAGCATCTGAATGCAGACGATTTACTCGTCGCTAAAGGATCTGGGATTGAGACCGGTACTGAACAGCAGCTGCGGGAGGCGTTGCAAACCGCTTCAGAAGCGGAAGTCATCGTAGTAGGGCTTGGTGAGCACTCGGATATGAGCGGGGAAGCTGGTTCACGTGCTGACATCCGCTTGCCTGAGATTCAATTAGAATTGCTGAAACAACTGAAGTCACTCGGAAAACCAGTTATAGCCGTTTTATTTAATGGGCGTCCACTAGATGTCCGAGATATAGTACATCATGCTGATGCCGTGTTAGAAGCCTGGTATCCGGGTACAGAAGGCGGGAACGCGATTGCTGATATTTTATTTGGAGACGTTAATCCATCAGGGAAGCTCTCCATGTCTTTTCCCTTTTCTGTAGGACAAGTACCAATCTACTACAACCAATTTAATACTGGGCGTCCTAAAGATGCCCCTGACGCTCAAATTCGTTTCGTTTCTCAATACTTGGATATTCCAAATGAAGCATTGTTTCCGTTTGGTTATGGTCTAAGTTACAACACCTATCATTATAGTAATATTTCCCTTTCAACTGAACAAATCACACCAGCCGAGAAGTTAACAGTTCATGTGGATGTCAAGAATACCGGCTCAATGGCTGGAGAAGAAATCGTTCAGCTTTATATTCGTGATTTAGTGGGAGAAGTTGTCAGACCGCTTAAAGAATTAAAGGATTTTACAAAAATAACCCTTCAACCTGGTGAAGCAAAAACCGTAGAGTTTACAATCACCGAAAGTCAATTACGATATTATCATCCGGACCTTGACTATAAGAGTGATCCTGGCGAGTTTGAGGTGTTTGTCGGCCCCAATAGCAGGGATGTCCAAGCAAGAAAATTCAAGCTAGTAAATGCTTAG
- the mngB gene encoding mannosylglycerate hydrolase, protein MKQVHIVPHMHWDREWYFSTEESRILLVNNMEEIMDRLEHDPDYPYYVLDGQTSILEDYFAVKPEAKDRVKKLVQAGKLIIGPWYTQTDEMVVGGESIVRNLLYGIKDSKEFGSPMRIGYLPDSFGQSAQMPHILNGFDINYTIFWRGTSERHGTDKTEFYWETKDGSKVLVQLLPLGYAIGKYLPQEESALQQRMEKYFPVLDRGATTEHQLLPNGHDQMPIQKDIYEVIEKLKQLYPDREFFLSKYENIFAEIEKQANLATISGEFLDGKYMRVHRSIYSTRMDIKAANTRVENKITNVLEPLAAMAYDLGFEYHHGLIELIWKEIMKNHAHDSIGCCCSDKVHREIANRLFLAEEKTDQLIEFYKRKIVDSMDTSHKMDRLTLFNFLPYEREEVVTTEVITKFNAFSLQNEEGEETDYEVLHAEEIDPGLIDRQIVHYGNYEPFIKYKIQLKLTLPAMGYRTLFVIEDSESRASNIQTKQTIETDYYTISVNRNGTLNFWDKQLEKFYDQVLLLENGGDDGDEYDYSPLENEELIFSDDVKAEVAVEQNDYAATIQISYSLNVPEDIQERMTGERTSLVDVQFALHIPNHKSLIEVTCELDNHAKDHRLRAYIPAGLVSSFSIADNQFGHIKRDVYDSAMDIWEKENWSERPDAIYPMLNYVGISNEERGMSVLTNSTREYEIVGEHYDTIALTLFRSIGHLGKANMLRRPGRPSGIKLPTPDSQMIGKLKLEFAILPHKGSTLKANIAKMAKEYMTPVHTYNKIPYNAMKLNDSGLQTPLTYQLLKEESGGVVLSALKKSEQNDSLILRVFNPSDQTTEVSYCIEGSVKQAYRTNLNEDQQEGLATDQGMITVPLKVNQSQTISIKR, encoded by the coding sequence ATGAAGCAGGTGCACATCGTACCCCATATGCATTGGGATCGTGAATGGTACTTTTCAACAGAGGAATCACGAATATTACTCGTCAACAATATGGAAGAAATTATGGATCGTCTAGAACATGATCCTGATTATCCTTACTACGTATTAGATGGACAGACATCCATTTTAGAGGATTACTTTGCTGTAAAACCTGAAGCGAAGGATCGCGTGAAAAAACTAGTACAAGCAGGCAAGCTGATCATTGGTCCGTGGTACACACAAACTGATGAAATGGTGGTCGGCGGAGAATCAATTGTTCGAAATTTATTGTATGGGATTAAGGACAGCAAGGAATTTGGCAGTCCGATGAGGATCGGCTACCTGCCTGATTCTTTCGGTCAATCAGCGCAAATGCCCCATATTTTAAACGGGTTTGATATTAACTATACGATCTTCTGGCGCGGCACGTCGGAACGTCATGGAACGGATAAAACGGAATTTTACTGGGAAACGAAGGATGGCTCGAAAGTTCTTGTCCAGCTGCTCCCGCTTGGCTATGCAATTGGAAAGTATTTACCGCAAGAGGAATCCGCTCTGCAGCAGCGAATGGAAAAATACTTCCCAGTCCTTGATCGTGGAGCAACTACAGAGCATCAGCTCCTCCCTAATGGACACGACCAGATGCCAATTCAAAAGGATATCTATGAGGTCATCGAGAAATTGAAACAGCTCTATCCAGATCGGGAGTTTTTCTTAAGTAAATATGAGAATATTTTTGCTGAAATAGAAAAACAAGCCAACCTGGCGACAATATCCGGAGAATTTCTGGATGGAAAGTATATGCGTGTCCATCGCAGTATTTATTCCACAAGGATGGACATTAAGGCAGCCAACACCCGTGTCGAAAACAAGATTACAAATGTGTTGGAACCACTGGCCGCCATGGCTTATGATTTAGGATTCGAATATCACCACGGACTGATCGAGTTGATCTGGAAAGAAATCATGAAAAATCATGCCCATGACAGCATTGGCTGCTGTTGTTCCGATAAAGTCCACCGAGAAATAGCGAATCGACTCTTTTTAGCGGAGGAGAAAACCGACCAGCTGATTGAGTTTTATAAGCGCAAGATTGTGGATTCGATGGATACCAGCCATAAGATGGATCGACTAACATTGTTCAATTTTCTTCCTTATGAGCGGGAAGAGGTAGTAACAACAGAAGTCATTACGAAGTTCAACGCTTTTTCCCTGCAGAATGAAGAAGGGGAAGAGACGGATTATGAAGTGCTGCATGCAGAAGAAATTGATCCCGGCCTGATTGATCGTCAAATCGTTCATTACGGCAATTATGAACCGTTTATAAAATATAAAATCCAACTTAAGTTAACTCTGCCGGCAATGGGGTATCGAACTCTTTTCGTAATAGAGGATTCAGAATCTCGAGCGAGCAACATTCAAACAAAACAAACCATTGAAACGGATTATTACACGATCTCAGTGAATCGCAATGGAACGTTAAATTTTTGGGACAAGCAACTGGAGAAATTTTATGACCAGGTATTGTTGCTGGAAAATGGCGGCGACGATGGAGACGAGTACGATTATTCTCCATTAGAAAATGAAGAGCTGATTTTCAGCGATGATGTGAAAGCAGAGGTTGCTGTAGAGCAGAACGATTATGCTGCAACGATTCAAATCAGTTATTCCTTGAACGTACCGGAAGATATTCAGGAGAGAATGACCGGGGAGAGGACAAGTTTGGTAGACGTTCAGTTCGCCCTTCATATTCCCAATCATAAATCGCTAATTGAAGTCACATGTGAATTAGATAATCATGCAAAAGATCATAGGCTGCGTGCGTATATTCCTGCAGGGCTGGTTTCATCATTTTCTATTGCTGACAACCAATTTGGTCACATTAAAAGAGATGTGTATGATTCAGCCATGGATATTTGGGAAAAGGAAAATTGGAGTGAGCGTCCAGATGCCATTTATCCGATGTTAAACTATGTCGGGATATCGAATGAGGAACGCGGGATGAGTGTTCTGACAAACAGTACGAGAGAGTATGAAATCGTCGGAGAGCATTATGACACGATTGCGCTCACACTGTTCAGAAGTATTGGTCATTTAGGAAAAGCAAACATGCTGCGCCGCCCTGGCCGGCCTTCAGGAATTAAGCTGCCGACACCAGATTCCCAGATGATTGGGAAGCTTAAGCTTGAGTTCGCTATCCTTCCTCACAAAGGGAGCACACTGAAAGCTAATATTGCAAAAATGGCTAAGGAGTATATGACACCTGTTCATACGTACAACAAAATTCCTTACAATGCTATGAAATTAAATGATTCGGGCCTTCAGACACCTCTTACTTATCAACTTTTGAAGGAAGAGAGTGGGGGCGTTGTGTTAAGTGCCTTGAAGAAGTCTGAACAGAATGATTCATTGATTTTAAGGGTATTCAACCCTTCAGATCAAACGACTGAAGTCAGCTACTGTATAGAAGGCAGTGTGAAGCAAGCTTATCGAACAAACTTAAATGAAGACCAGCAAGAAGGATTAGCCACAGATCAAGGTATGATAACTGTTCCCCTAAAGGTTAATCAATCACAAACGATTTCAATAAAAAGGTAG
- the mngA gene encoding PTS 2-O-a-mannosyl-D-glycerate transporter subunit IIABC produces the protein MRLQSLTSSDLISTYQSFSTKDEAIRYLVDQLNNNGKLHSKEDFYQAVIEREALSPTGFEGGLAIPHGKSKAVKEAAFAVATLETPLEDWESIEEENRVELVMLLAIPKEEAGSTHLNLLAELMTRLADPTYKERLMQAKTSDQFFAALDHEEEEKESSEQEVSRTILAVTACPAGIAHTYMAAEALVRAGKELNVKVAVEKQGANGIEDRHSKRHVIQADAVIFAADVAVKDPERFSKLPKVKTTVAAPLKNAKGILEEAIAKSDQAPTSHDNFQEIDEEEEPESKPFKTEIKDSIMTGISYIIPIIVAGGMTLAFAVLVSQAFGLQEVYAEEGSWLWLLRQLGGTMLGTLMVPVLSAYMAYSIADKPALGPGFAAGIAANLIGSGFLGGMLGGFLAGYIIKFLKKNVQTSGTFAGFVSFWLYPVVGTLSVGAIMLFVIGEPLAAINTGLINWLEGLSGGNAILLGIILGAMVSFDLGGPVNKAAYTFCIGAMASGNIMPYAAFASVKMVSAFAVTGATIIGRKYFTKPEQEVGKQTWLLGLAGITEGAIPFMINDPLRVIPSLVAGSAVTGGIVAYFGIGLNVPGAGIFSLALLEGPPLLTAASIWFGAAILGAFISMILLIITRKNKLKKQSRTLEAEENIEMEPAAN, from the coding sequence ATGAGATTACAAAGTTTGACCTCATCTGACTTAATCAGTACGTATCAATCCTTTTCCACAAAAGATGAAGCGATTCGTTATTTAGTCGATCAGCTGAATAACAACGGCAAGCTTCACTCCAAAGAGGATTTTTACCAGGCTGTTATAGAACGAGAAGCCTTATCTCCAACAGGATTTGAAGGAGGATTAGCGATTCCTCACGGCAAATCTAAAGCGGTTAAGGAGGCAGCTTTCGCAGTTGCCACGCTTGAAACGCCTCTAGAGGATTGGGAGAGTATTGAGGAAGAGAATCGAGTGGAACTCGTCATGCTTCTGGCTATTCCCAAAGAGGAGGCAGGGTCAACCCACTTGAATTTGCTCGCAGAACTCATGACAAGACTGGCAGATCCAACCTATAAAGAAAGACTGATGCAGGCGAAAACTAGTGACCAATTCTTTGCAGCTCTTGACCATGAAGAAGAGGAAAAAGAATCAAGCGAGCAGGAAGTAAGTAGAACCATTCTTGCGGTGACAGCTTGTCCAGCAGGGATTGCTCACACCTATATGGCAGCAGAGGCTCTCGTGAGAGCAGGGAAAGAATTGAATGTTAAAGTTGCCGTTGAAAAGCAAGGGGCAAATGGCATCGAGGATCGGCACTCAAAGCGCCATGTTATCCAGGCTGATGCGGTTATCTTTGCAGCGGATGTTGCTGTTAAAGATCCTGAGAGGTTTTCCAAATTACCTAAGGTGAAAACAACCGTTGCCGCGCCTTTAAAGAATGCGAAAGGGATCCTTGAAGAGGCAATTGCGAAATCGGATCAGGCCCCGACATCACACGATAACTTTCAGGAAATAGACGAAGAAGAAGAGCCTGAAAGTAAACCATTTAAAACAGAGATTAAAGATTCTATTATGACTGGTATTTCCTATATAATTCCGATTATTGTCGCTGGTGGAATGACACTGGCTTTTGCTGTACTTGTCTCACAGGCGTTTGGATTACAGGAGGTTTATGCAGAAGAAGGGTCCTGGCTGTGGTTGCTGCGTCAACTAGGCGGCACAATGCTTGGAACACTCATGGTTCCAGTCTTATCAGCATACATGGCTTACTCTATTGCTGATAAGCCTGCACTCGGCCCAGGTTTTGCTGCCGGGATTGCGGCGAACTTGATTGGCAGTGGCTTTTTAGGTGGTATGCTCGGTGGTTTCCTTGCCGGTTATATCATTAAGTTTCTTAAGAAAAATGTGCAAACATCAGGGACATTTGCTGGTTTCGTCAGTTTTTGGCTATATCCGGTTGTAGGGACGCTTTCCGTTGGTGCGATTATGCTATTTGTTATTGGAGAGCCTTTGGCAGCCATAAACACCGGTTTAATTAACTGGCTGGAAGGGTTGTCCGGTGGAAATGCCATCCTGCTTGGGATTATTTTAGGAGCTATGGTTTCCTTCGATCTCGGTGGTCCGGTTAATAAAGCTGCCTATACGTTCTGTATTGGTGCAATGGCAAGCGGTAATATTATGCCATATGCTGCTTTTGCTTCTGTCAAAATGGTCTCAGCCTTTGCTGTAACCGGGGCGACGATCATAGGCAGAAAATACTTTACGAAACCTGAACAGGAAGTTGGAAAACAAACATGGCTGCTTGGCCTGGCCGGGATTACAGAAGGTGCGATCCCATTTATGATTAATGATCCACTCCGAGTCATACCTTCACTGGTAGCAGGTTCAGCTGTCACAGGCGGAATTGTAGCTTACTTCGGAATAGGCTTAAACGTACCGGGAGCAGGAATCTTTTCACTCGCCCTGCTTGAAGGTCCGCCATTATTAACAGCCGCTAGTATCTGGTTCGGAGCTGCCATACTTGGCGCATTTATTTCCATGATTTTACTCATCATCACTCGTAAGAATAAATTGAAAAAACAATCCAGAACACTAGAGGCTGAAGAAAACATCGAGATGGAACCAGCCGCTAATTAA